A region from the Streptomyces sp. 3214.6 genome encodes:
- a CDS encoding xanthine dehydrogenase family protein molybdopterin-binding subunit, with product MPANGAPTKITQGSRTKGGIGESTLRPDGTLKVTGEFAYSSDMWHEDMLWGQILRSTVAHAEIVSIDTSEALATPGVYAVMTYDDLPSDVKNYGLEIQDTPVLAHGKVRHHGEPVAIVAADHPETARRAAAKIKVEYRELPVITDEASATAPDAILVHEGRDDHHIGHVPHPNILHRQPIIRGDASEAAGRADVIVKGEYTFGMQDQAFLGPESGLAVPEEDGGVHLYIATQWLHSDLRQIAPVLGLPESKVRMTLAGVGGAFGGREDLSMQIHACLLALRTGKPVKIVYNRFESFFGHVHRHPAKLYYEHGATREGKLTHVKCRIVLDGGAYASASPAVVGNASSLGIGPYVVDDVEIEAIALYTNNPPCGAMRGFGAVQACFAYEAQMDKVAAELGMDPVEFRRLNAMEQGSLLPTGQAVDSPAPVAELLRRVKAMPLPPERQWESSEGADVRQLPGGLSNTTHGEGVVRGIGYAVGIKNVGFSEGFDDYSTAKVRIEVIAGEPVATVHTAMAEVGQGGVTVHAQIARTELGVAQVTIHPADTRVGSAGSTSASRQTYVTGGAVKNSCELVREKVLELGRRKFGSYHPAWATAELLLEGGKVVTDGGEVLAGLVDVLEGEAVEVEAEWRHRPTEPFDLRTGQGFGHVQYSFAAHRAVVEVDTELGLVKVIELACAQDVGKALNPLSVIGQIQGGTAQGLGVAVMEEIIVDPKTAKVRNPSFTDYLIPTILDTPTIPVDVLELADEHAPYGLRGVGEAPTLSSTPAVLAAIRNATGLELNRTPVRPEHLTGT from the coding sequence ATGCCGGCCAACGGCGCTCCCACCAAGATCACCCAGGGGTCACGGACCAAGGGCGGCATCGGGGAATCCACGCTCCGCCCCGACGGCACCCTCAAGGTCACCGGAGAGTTCGCGTACTCCTCCGACATGTGGCACGAGGACATGCTCTGGGGTCAGATCCTGCGCTCCACGGTCGCCCACGCCGAGATCGTGTCCATCGACACGTCAGAGGCCCTCGCGACCCCCGGCGTCTACGCCGTGATGACGTACGACGACCTGCCCTCCGACGTGAAGAACTACGGTCTGGAGATCCAGGACACGCCGGTCCTGGCCCACGGCAAGGTGCGCCACCACGGCGAACCCGTCGCGATCGTCGCCGCCGACCACCCCGAGACCGCCCGCCGCGCCGCCGCCAAGATCAAGGTGGAGTACCGGGAACTGCCGGTCATCACGGACGAGGCCTCCGCGACCGCCCCGGACGCGATCCTCGTCCACGAAGGCCGCGACGACCACCACATCGGTCACGTCCCGCACCCGAACATCCTCCACCGCCAGCCGATCATCCGCGGCGACGCGAGCGAGGCGGCCGGGCGCGCCGATGTGATCGTCAAGGGCGAGTACACCTTCGGCATGCAGGACCAGGCCTTCCTCGGCCCGGAGTCCGGCCTCGCCGTGCCGGAGGAGGACGGCGGCGTCCACCTCTACATCGCCACCCAGTGGCTCCATTCCGACCTGCGCCAGATCGCACCCGTCCTCGGCCTGCCCGAGAGCAAGGTGCGGATGACGCTGGCCGGCGTCGGCGGCGCGTTCGGCGGCCGCGAGGACCTGTCCATGCAGATCCACGCCTGCCTGCTGGCCCTGCGCACCGGCAAACCCGTCAAAATCGTTTACAACCGTTTCGAGTCCTTCTTCGGCCACGTCCACCGCCACCCGGCCAAGCTGTACTACGAGCACGGGGCCACCCGCGAGGGCAAGCTGACCCATGTGAAGTGCCGGATCGTCCTGGACGGCGGCGCGTACGCCTCCGCCAGCCCGGCCGTCGTGGGAAACGCCTCCTCGCTCGGTATCGGCCCGTACGTCGTCGACGACGTCGAGATCGAGGCCATCGCCCTCTACACCAACAACCCGCCCTGCGGCGCGATGCGCGGCTTCGGCGCGGTCCAGGCGTGCTTCGCCTACGAGGCACAGATGGACAAGGTGGCGGCGGAACTCGGCATGGACCCGGTCGAGTTCCGTCGGCTCAACGCGATGGAGCAGGGCAGTCTGCTGCCGACCGGGCAGGCGGTCGACTCCCCGGCGCCGGTCGCCGAACTCCTGCGCCGCGTCAAGGCGATGCCGCTGCCGCCGGAGCGCCAGTGGGAGAGCAGCGAGGGAGCGGACGTCCGGCAGCTGCCCGGCGGTCTGTCCAACACCACGCACGGCGAGGGTGTCGTTCGCGGAATCGGTTACGCCGTCGGCATCAAGAACGTCGGCTTCTCCGAGGGCTTCGACGACTACTCGACCGCCAAGGTCCGCATAGAGGTCATCGCGGGCGAGCCCGTCGCGACCGTCCACACGGCCATGGCCGAGGTCGGCCAGGGGGGTGTCACCGTCCACGCGCAGATCGCCCGCACCGAGCTGGGCGTCGCGCAGGTGACCATCCACCCGGCGGACACCCGGGTGGGCAGCGCCGGCTCGACGTCGGCCTCCCGGCAGACGTACGTCACCGGCGGTGCGGTCAAGAACTCCTGCGAGCTCGTCCGGGAGAAGGTCCTGGAGCTCGGGCGCCGCAAGTTCGGCTCCTACCACCCGGCCTGGGCCACCGCCGAACTGCTCCTGGAGGGCGGCAAGGTCGTCACCGACGGCGGTGAGGTTCTCGCCGGCCTGGTCGACGTGCTCGAGGGGGAGGCCGTCGAGGTCGAGGCGGAATGGCGGCACCGGCCGACCGAACCCTTCGACCTGCGCACCGGACAGGGCTTCGGACATGTCCAGTACTCCTTCGCCGCGCACCGCGCCGTCGTCGAGGTCGACACCGAGCTCGGCCTGGTCAAGGTCATCGAGCTGGCCTGCGCGCAGGACGTCGGAAAAGCGCTGAATCCGCTTTCCGTGATCGGTCAGATCCAGGGCGGCACGGCCCAGGGGCTGGGCGTGGCGGTTATGGAGGAGATCATCGTCGACCCGAAGACGGCGAAGGTCAGGAACCCGTCCTTCACGGACTATCTGATCCCCACGATTCTCGACACGCCGACCATCCCCGTCGACGTGCTCGAACTCGCCGACGAGCACGCCCCCTACGGGCTCCGTGGCGTCGGCGAGGCGCCCACCCTGTCCTCGACCCCGGCCGTCCTCGCGGCGATCCGCAACGCGACCGGGCTGGAGCTCAACCGCACTCCGGTACGTCCGGAACACCTCACCGGAACGTGA
- a CDS encoding (2Fe-2S)-binding protein produces the protein MRVNFTVNGRPQEADDVWEGESLLYVLRERLGLPGSKNACEQGECGSCTVRLDGVPVCSCLVAAGQAEGRDVVTVEGLAEYAKQRAEHGGCGTGSCGTAGGPVEAGASGVSGTSLDEARGWQPKGHDSQTGEGTELAPIQQAFIDAGAVQCGFCTPGLLVAADEMLERNPNPTDADIREALSGNLCRCTGYEKIMDAVRLAAARQGEVV, from the coding sequence ATGCGCGTCAACTTCACTGTCAACGGACGTCCGCAGGAAGCCGACGACGTATGGGAGGGCGAGAGCCTGCTGTACGTGCTGCGGGAGCGGCTCGGCCTTCCCGGTTCCAAGAACGCCTGCGAGCAGGGCGAGTGCGGCTCGTGCACGGTCCGGCTCGACGGCGTCCCGGTCTGCTCCTGCCTGGTCGCCGCCGGTCAGGCGGAGGGGCGTGACGTGGTCACCGTCGAAGGGCTCGCCGAGTACGCCAAGCAGCGTGCCGAACACGGCGGTTGTGGAACCGGTTCCTGTGGAACGGCGGGCGGACCGGTCGAGGCGGGCGCGTCGGGTGTCTCGGGGACCTCGCTCGACGAGGCCAGGGGATGGCAGCCCAAGGGCCACGACTCCCAGACCGGGGAGGGCACCGAACTCGCCCCGATCCAGCAGGCGTTCATCGACGCCGGTGCCGTCCAGTGCGGCTTCTGCACCCCGGGGCTGCTGGTCGCCGCCGACGAGATGCTGGAACGCAACCCGAACCCGACCGACGCGGACATCCGCGAGGCGCTCTCCGGCAACCTGTGCCGCTGCACCGGGTACGAGAAGATCATGGACGCGGTCCGCCTGGCGGCCGCCCGGCAGGGAGAGGTGGTCTGA
- a CDS encoding FAD binding domain-containing protein: protein MDFLRPASWEEALAAKAEHPTAVPIAGGTDVMVEINFDHRRPEYLLDLNRVGDLYEWEVGEESVRLGASVPYTRIMENLRAELPGLALASHTVASPQIRNRGGVGGNLGTASPAGDAHPALLAAGAEVEAESVRGSRRIPIDAFYTGVKRNALAPDELIRAVHIKKADGPQQYSKVGTRNAMVIAVCAFGLALHPETRTVRTGIGSAAPTPVRAAAAEDFLNAALEEGGFWDNGKIIAPSVAKQFADLCSAACNPIDDVRGTASYRRHAVGVMARRTLTWTWESYRGARRTTEGAA, encoded by the coding sequence ATGGACTTCCTTCGCCCCGCCAGCTGGGAGGAGGCGCTCGCCGCCAAGGCCGAGCACCCCACCGCTGTGCCTATTGCGGGTGGCACCGATGTGATGGTCGAGATCAACTTCGACCACCGGAGGCCCGAGTACCTGCTCGACCTCAACCGTGTCGGTGACCTCTACGAGTGGGAGGTCGGCGAGGAGAGTGTGCGGCTGGGCGCCTCCGTCCCGTACACCCGGATCATGGAGAACCTGCGCGCCGAACTGCCGGGCCTCGCCCTCGCCTCGCACACCGTGGCCTCTCCGCAGATCCGCAACCGCGGCGGCGTCGGCGGCAACCTCGGCACCGCCTCCCCGGCCGGCGACGCCCACCCCGCCCTGCTGGCGGCCGGTGCCGAGGTCGAGGCCGAGTCGGTGCGCGGCTCACGCCGGATCCCGATCGACGCGTTCTACACCGGCGTCAAGCGCAACGCCCTCGCCCCCGACGAACTGATCCGCGCCGTCCACATCAAGAAGGCCGACGGACCGCAGCAGTACTCCAAGGTCGGCACCCGCAACGCCATGGTCATCGCCGTCTGCGCCTTCGGTCTGGCGTTGCACCCCGAGACCCGGACCGTCCGCACCGGCATCGGTTCCGCCGCGCCCACCCCCGTCCGGGCCGCAGCCGCGGAGGACTTCCTCAACGCGGCGCTCGAAGAAGGCGGTTTCTGGGACAACGGGAAAATCATCGCCCCGTCGGTCGCCAAGCAGTTCGCGGACCTGTGTTCCGCCGCCTGCAACCCGATCGACGACGTACGGGGAACGGCCAGTTACCGCCGGCACGCGGTGGGCGTGATGGCCCGCCGCACGCTGACCTGGACCTGGGAGTCGTACCGCGGCGCCCGCCGCACCACCGAGGGAGCTGCGTGA
- a CDS encoding PucR family transcriptional regulator, with protein sequence MRLRALLDTDALGLRLLGGEDELDRAVRGVMTTDLRDPSRYLSGGELVLTGLAWRRDAADSEPFVRILVQAGVAALAAGEAELGDIPEDLVVACARHRLPLFAVHESVAFATITEHVVRQVSGERAGDLAAVVDRHRRMMTSGPAGGGPDVVLDLLGSDLDLRAWVLSPTGRLIAGPKGAGPGLPAEVCAKLAAEQLAAVRTGRRGPHRVLVGQATYSLFPIRSSGRAPQTAQGPKAGRDVRESVLSDWLLAVEADAGDWADERLDLLQGVTQLIAVERDRRDAARTVRRRLAQEVLELVQTGAAPAEIAARLRVAAPVLLPGLGAAPQWQVVVARVEWEDGGPQAGPVAQSLLEEILVDPLATGPEPSDRIAVAHTGAEAIALVPLPAVSSEHDGSESGVLADALLTTVREPLSAGLDGDGRLTLGVSAAVHSAEGLRGALEEARHARRVAAARPGRVCAAGHQELASHVLLLPFVPDDVRRAFTARLLDPLRDYDRRHRAELIPTLEAFLDCDGSWTRCASRLHLHVNTLRYRVGRIEQLTSRDLSRLEDKLDFFLALRMS encoded by the coding sequence ATGCGGCTGCGCGCCCTGCTGGACACCGATGCGCTGGGCCTGAGGCTCCTCGGCGGCGAGGACGAGCTGGACCGCGCGGTGCGGGGTGTCATGACCACCGACCTGCGGGACCCCAGCCGCTACCTCTCCGGCGGTGAGCTGGTGCTGACGGGCCTGGCGTGGCGCCGGGACGCGGCGGACTCCGAGCCGTTCGTGCGGATCCTGGTGCAGGCCGGGGTGGCCGCGCTCGCGGCGGGTGAGGCGGAACTGGGCGACATCCCGGAGGACCTGGTCGTGGCCTGTGCCCGGCACCGTCTGCCGCTGTTCGCGGTGCACGAGTCGGTGGCCTTCGCGACGATCACCGAGCACGTGGTGCGGCAGGTGTCCGGCGAGCGCGCCGGGGATCTCGCGGCCGTCGTGGACCGGCACCGCCGGATGATGACCTCGGGCCCGGCGGGCGGCGGCCCGGACGTGGTCCTGGACCTGCTCGGCTCGGACCTGGACCTGCGCGCCTGGGTGCTGTCCCCCACCGGTCGGCTGATCGCGGGCCCGAAGGGGGCGGGCCCCGGCCTGCCCGCCGAGGTGTGCGCGAAGCTCGCGGCGGAGCAGCTGGCGGCCGTCCGAACGGGCCGGCGCGGACCGCACCGGGTGCTGGTCGGCCAGGCGACGTACTCGCTGTTCCCGATCCGCAGCAGTGGCCGCGCCCCGCAGACCGCCCAGGGCCCGAAGGCCGGCCGGGACGTGCGCGAGAGCGTGCTGTCGGACTGGCTGCTGGCCGTCGAGGCCGACGCCGGGGACTGGGCGGACGAGCGCCTCGACCTGCTGCAGGGCGTCACCCAGCTGATCGCGGTGGAGCGGGACCGCCGGGACGCCGCGCGCACGGTGCGCAGGCGCCTGGCGCAGGAGGTGCTGGAGCTGGTCCAGACGGGCGCGGCCCCGGCGGAGATCGCGGCCCGGCTGCGGGTGGCCGCGCCGGTGCTGCTGCCGGGACTGGGGGCCGCGCCGCAGTGGCAGGTGGTCGTGGCCCGCGTCGAGTGGGAGGACGGCGGCCCGCAGGCCGGCCCGGTCGCCCAGTCGCTCCTGGAGGAGATCCTGGTCGACCCGCTCGCCACCGGCCCGGAGCCCTCCGACCGCATCGCCGTCGCCCACACAGGTGCGGAGGCCATCGCCCTCGTGCCGCTGCCTGCGGTGTCGAGCGAGCACGACGGCTCCGAGAGCGGCGTCCTCGCCGACGCGCTGCTGACGACCGTACGGGAACCGTTGTCGGCGGGTCTCGACGGCGACGGCCGGCTCACGCTGGGCGTCAGCGCGGCCGTGCATTCGGCGGAGGGGCTGCGCGGGGCGCTGGAGGAGGCGCGGCACGCGCGACGGGTGGCCGCCGCCCGGCCGGGGCGGGTGTGCGCGGCCGGGCACCAGGAACTGGCCTCGCACGTGCTGCTGCTCCCGTTCGTCCCGGACGACGTCCGCAGAGCGTTCACCGCGCGTCTCCTGGATCCCCTGCGCGACTACGACCGACGCCACCGCGCCGAGCTGATCCCGACGCTGGAGGCGTTCCTCGACTGCGACGGCTCATGGACCCGTTGCGCCTCCCGCCTGCATCTGCATGTCAACACATTGCGTTACCGAGTGGGGCGGATCGAGCAGTTGACGAGCCGTGACCTTTCGCGCCTGGAGGACAAGCTGGACTTCTTCCTGGCCCTGCGCATGAGCTGA
- a CDS encoding GntR family transcriptional regulator has protein sequence MEQSAQGSIGTGNPAAQEAEDRARVPAQSRGAAAEYGQFGETGEFGEGAGREPCGPAGAARGEHTHSETPIPRPRPVVQRASVRGQILDALRTALVAGDLRPGEVYSAPVLGERFGVSATPVREAMQQLAMEGAVEVVPNRGFRVIVRGTRELAELAEVRALIEIPVMLRLARTVPAERWAELRPLAEAGVRAAASGCRVTYAEADRVFHRAMLTLTGNEQLVGVAEDLHRRSQWPLVGGPVSRARADLMADATEHLTLLEALTARDLDVVQAVVREHFAGAA, from the coding sequence GTGGAGCAGAGTGCGCAGGGCTCCATCGGTACCGGAAATCCGGCCGCGCAGGAGGCCGAGGACCGGGCTCGGGTGCCGGCGCAGTCGCGCGGAGCGGCTGCCGAGTACGGACAGTTCGGTGAGACGGGTGAGTTCGGCGAGGGCGCGGGCCGTGAGCCGTGCGGCCCGGCGGGCGCCGCGCGCGGTGAGCACACGCACAGCGAGACCCCGATCCCGCGTCCCCGCCCGGTTGTCCAGCGAGCCTCGGTGCGCGGCCAGATCCTCGACGCGCTGCGCACCGCGCTGGTCGCCGGGGACCTGCGGCCGGGCGAGGTGTACTCGGCGCCGGTCCTCGGGGAACGTTTCGGGGTCTCCGCGACGCCGGTCCGGGAGGCGATGCAGCAGCTCGCGATGGAGGGCGCCGTCGAGGTCGTTCCCAACCGGGGGTTCCGGGTGATCGTGCGGGGTACGCGCGAGCTCGCCGAGCTGGCCGAGGTGCGGGCGCTGATCGAGATTCCCGTGATGCTGCGACTCGCCCGTACGGTGCCTGCCGAGCGGTGGGCGGAGCTGCGGCCCCTCGCCGAGGCGGGCGTGCGCGCGGCGGCCTCCGGCTGCCGGGTCACGTACGCGGAGGCCGACCGGGTCTTCCACCGGGCGATGCTCACCCTCACCGGCAACGAGCAGTTGGTCGGGGTCGCCGAGGATCTGCACCGGCGCTCGCAGTGGCCGTTGGTCGGCGGGCCCGTCTCGCGCGCACGGGCCGACCTCATGGCGGACGCGACGGAGCACCTGACGCTGCTGGAGGCGTTGACGGCACGGGATCTGGACGTGGTGCAGGCGGTGGTGCGAGAGCACTTCGCCGGCGCGGCCTGA
- a CDS encoding DUF2637 domain-containing protein, with protein sequence MRLTDISLNWLLPGAVLLLGMLAAVAVLARGKRSSGANASADDSWERTEERRRRKEAIYGTASYVLLFCCAAVAAALSFHGLVGFGQQNLGLTNGWEYLVPFGLDGAAMFCSVLAVREASHGDAALGSRILVWTFAGAAAWFNWVHAPRGLGHDGAPQFFSGMSLSAAVLFDRALKQTRRAALREQGLVPRPLPQIRVVRWLRAPRETYKAWSLMLLENVRSLDEAVEEVRDDKVRKEETKLRRREQQRVERAQLKAISRGHGRFPGRGGGGGRQVEAQAALERATAERVSAEPAIANSAEQLPVRSRPSLQPVRHGSDSSITVDLTAEDDTMALPRLDSLERKLKDLEQQFG encoded by the coding sequence ATGAGACTGACCGACATATCGCTGAATTGGCTGCTTCCCGGCGCCGTACTGCTCCTGGGCATGCTGGCGGCGGTTGCGGTGCTCGCGCGCGGCAAGCGCTCCTCCGGGGCCAACGCGAGCGCGGACGACTCGTGGGAGCGCACCGAAGAGCGCCGCAGGCGCAAGGAAGCCATATATGGAACCGCTTCCTATGTGCTTCTGTTCTGCTGTGCGGCCGTCGCCGCCGCACTCTCCTTCCACGGCCTGGTCGGCTTCGGCCAGCAGAACCTCGGCCTCACCAACGGCTGGGAGTACCTCGTCCCGTTCGGCCTGGACGGCGCGGCGATGTTCTGCTCCGTGCTCGCGGTGCGCGAGGCCAGCCACGGTGACGCGGCGCTCGGCTCCCGGATACTCGTGTGGACGTTCGCGGGCGCCGCGGCCTGGTTCAACTGGGTGCACGCGCCCAGGGGCCTCGGCCACGACGGCGCACCGCAGTTCTTCTCCGGCATGTCTCTGTCGGCGGCCGTTCTCTTCGACCGGGCCCTGAAGCAGACCCGCCGGGCCGCGCTGCGCGAGCAGGGGCTGGTGCCCCGTCCGCTGCCGCAGATCCGCGTCGTGCGCTGGCTGCGGGCTCCTCGTGAGACCTACAAGGCGTGGTCGCTGATGCTCCTGGAAAACGTGCGCAGCCTGGACGAGGCCGTCGAGGAGGTCCGCGACGACAAGGTCCGCAAGGAGGAGACCAAGCTGCGCCGTCGCGAGCAGCAGCGGGTCGAGCGGGCCCAGTTGAAGGCGATCAGCCGAGGTCACGGTCGTTTCCCCGGCCGCGGTGGCGGCGGTGGCCGTCAGGTGGAGGCCCAGGCCGCCCTGGAGCGCGCGACGGCCGAGCGAGTTTCCGCGGAGCCTGCCATAGCGAACTCTGCGGAGCAGCTGCCCGTACGGTCACGGCCCTCCCTGCAGCCCGTTCGCCACGGCTCCGACTCGTCGATCACCGTCGATCTCACCGCGGAGGACGACACGATGGCCCTGCCGCGTCTTGACTCCCTGGAGCGCAAGCTCAAGGACCTGGAGCAGCAGTTCGGCTGA
- a CDS encoding ATP-binding protein, which yields MERQAWGSGPTAIAGTSATRRTGEGTAEDVAEQDGASQLSRRLGRADLRAVPEARRALRELLRGWGRPGRSETAELLTSELVTNALVHTDDDAVLTATVSPSGLRVEVRDFVARHPRPSMPSPDEGTHGRGLVLVESLADTWGVRAQGGGKVVWFELGAEAA from the coding sequence ATGGAGAGGCAGGCTTGGGGAAGCGGTCCGACGGCGATCGCGGGCACCTCGGCGACGAGACGGACAGGGGAGGGCACGGCCGAGGACGTGGCGGAGCAGGACGGGGCGTCGCAGCTCAGCCGCAGGCTCGGACGGGCGGACCTGCGGGCGGTGCCCGAGGCGCGCCGGGCCTTGCGGGAACTGCTGCGGGGCTGGGGAAGGCCCGGCCGGTCGGAGACGGCGGAACTGCTCACCAGCGAGCTCGTCACCAACGCACTCGTGCACACCGACGACGACGCGGTGCTGACGGCCACCGTCTCACCGTCCGGCCTGCGGGTGGAGGTACGGGACTTCGTGGCCCGCCACCCCCGGCCGAGCATGCCCAGCCCCGACGAGGGCACGCACGGTCGGGGCCTGGTCCTGGTGGAGTCCCTCGCGGACACCTGGGGCGTGCGGGCGCAGGGCGGCGGAAAGGTCGTCTGGTTCGAGCTGGGAGCCGAAGCCGCCTGA
- a CDS encoding helix-turn-helix domain-containing protein — translation MSTDDGVGDVTEFAALLTELKGRTERSYGSLARRLGMNTSTLHRYCAGEAVPQDFAPVERLAEFCGAASEERLELHRRWLRAVAARQQRAARSVSAPDAPDAPDAPDARKAPTLRETRRTSEALETLVTPEPPGASPEADTRPSAETEPRQPGGPQAPSRRWYRRRRVTVLVGVACAVLATLGSLSALPGGNHPSASGDAARAPGSTADPYRTASPHPSPTPTTSTTASPTPRSATPSLSTGPSRTSPSADSAPAGGRASAPATGVPLLWTADSQVWALGCGHDYVIDKPPAQVPPPPAEQDAGQWASAQGALHGRETNVEISVQGRDSTAVVLTALRVRVVGRASPAQGTVYAMDQGCGGSLSKRYFAVDLDKDRPVAHSVAGNDAGTPIPAVSLPYRVSSTDPEVLLVTARTESCDCNWYLELDWSSEGRTGTVRVDDHGRPFRTSGIKGLPRYWYGSDNGERQWVPATT, via the coding sequence GTGTCGACCGACGACGGTGTGGGCGATGTGACGGAGTTCGCGGCGCTGCTGACGGAACTGAAGGGGCGCACGGAGCGCAGCTACGGCTCTCTCGCACGCCGACTGGGCATGAACACCTCGACGCTGCACCGGTACTGCGCGGGGGAAGCGGTTCCGCAGGATTTCGCCCCGGTGGAACGGCTCGCGGAGTTCTGCGGAGCGGCATCCGAGGAACGCCTCGAACTGCACCGGCGGTGGCTGCGCGCAGTGGCGGCCCGTCAGCAGCGGGCGGCGCGGAGCGTTAGTGCCCCGGACGCACCGGACGCACCGGACGCACCGGACGCACGGAAAGCACCGACGCTCCGGGAGACGCGCAGGACCTCAGAAGCCTTAGAAACACTCGTAACGCCGGAACCGCCGGGCGCATCGCCGGAAGCAGACACCCGGCCTTCGGCGGAAACAGAGCCTCGGCAACCCGGCGGACCACAGGCACCGTCTCGCCGTTGGTACCGCCGTCGGCGCGTCACAGTCCTCGTCGGTGTCGCCTGCGCGGTCCTCGCCACCCTGGGCAGCCTGTCCGCACTGCCCGGCGGCAACCACCCGTCGGCTTCCGGCGACGCCGCCCGGGCCCCCGGATCCACCGCCGACCCGTACCGGACGGCGTCCCCGCACCCTTCCCCCACGCCCACCACCAGCACGACCGCCTCCCCCACGCCCCGCTCCGCCACGCCCTCCCTTTCGACCGGCCCCAGCAGGACCTCCCCCTCCGCGGACAGCGCCCCGGCCGGCGGCAGGGCCTCGGCCCCCGCGACGGGCGTACCGCTGCTGTGGACCGCCGACTCCCAGGTCTGGGCGCTCGGCTGCGGTCACGACTACGTCATCGACAAACCTCCGGCGCAGGTTCCACCGCCACCGGCTGAGCAGGACGCCGGTCAGTGGGCGTCGGCCCAGGGCGCCCTGCACGGGCGGGAGACCAACGTGGAGATCTCGGTGCAGGGCCGCGACTCGACGGCCGTCGTCCTGACGGCGTTGCGTGTGCGGGTCGTCGGCCGCGCCTCACCCGCGCAGGGCACTGTGTACGCCATGGACCAGGGCTGCGGCGGCTCGCTCAGCAAGCGCTACTTCGCGGTCGACCTGGACAAGGACCGTCCCGTCGCGCACTCGGTCGCCGGGAACGACGCGGGCACTCCGATCCCGGCGGTGAGCCTGCCCTACCGCGTGTCCAGCACGGACCCGGAGGTTCTGCTGGTCACGGCACGGACCGAGAGCTGCGACTGCAACTGGTACCTCGAACTCGACTGGTCGTCCGAGGGGCGTACCGGCACGGTCCGCGTCGACGATCACGGCCGCCCGTTCCGCACGAGCGGCATCAAGGGCCTGCCCCGCTACTGGTACGGCTCGGACAACGGCGAGCGCCAGTGGGTCCCCGCCACCACCTGA